The Asticcacaulis excentricus CB 48 genomic sequence AGGGCGCTGGCGTGGCCGCGCAGCTCCAGCGAAATCTCTTCGTCCGCCGTCGAAACGGCGCCGGTCCACAGATTGTGCACGCGCGCCTTTTGCGGTGCATTGATGGCTTTCAGCGGCTGGTTAACCACCTGCGGGTGATCGCTGATATTGAAAATAGCCAGATAGCGCGCTTTTCCGTCTGCGGTTTCCGCCGTCCACACCACCTGCGCGCCGTCGTTCGAGACGGGCAGGTTGTTCACGCTATCCTGATTGAGGGCGATCACCTCCTTATTGTTAAGGAGTTTCAGCGTCGCTTCATCCAGCGCCCTCAGATCGCCGCCCATGATCAGTGGCGAGCGCGCAATCGACCACAGGGTCATCAGGGTCTGCTGCTCATCCGGCGTAAACTTGGTCTTGCGCTGCCCCAGCGCCAGCAGGCCCAGAGGCAGCATGTCGGCATCGGGCCACGCCCCCGGACGGCGATAGGGGCTCCAGTCGGCCAGCCGCTTAAACTGTGCCTTCAGCATGTCCCAGCTATCCCAGAAGTCGTCGGAAATGCGCCACATCTGGGCATGGTTCTGCGCATGGACCGCCCATTTGAGGTCCGTCTCGCCGGGCGACAGGCTGAGCACGATCGGGCGGCCCGACGCGGCGATGGCAGCTTGCGCGCCCTCGATTTCAGGCCAATTGATGTCATAGGGGCGGCTCATATCGTCCATTTTGACGAAATCCACACCCCAGTCGGCAAACAGCCTGAACACCGAGTTGTAATAGGCCTGAGCGCCTGGCTTCGACATATCGACGCCGTACATGTCGGTGTTCCAGGTGCAGACGGAGTTGGGGTTGGCCACGTCGCGCGCCGTGTATTTAGTGCCCAGAATCGGCAGGTCCTTCTCATAGGCCAGACGCGGAATGCCGCGCATCAGGTGGACGCCGAACTTTAGGCCCATGGCGTGCACCTTGTCGGCCAGCGGCTTGAAACCGGCGCCATCGGCCGCCGACGGGAAACGGTTCGGCGCAGGAAACAGGCGGCCATAGCCATCCATGGCCAGCTCCGCTCCGTGGCGGTACTCATAGCCGGTGGCATTAGGCTCATACCATTGAATATCCACGGTGAAGACGTCATAGCCTGAGGGTAAGAGCTTATCGGCCATGATCTTGGCCGTCTCCAACGCCTGCGCTTCGGTGAGCGTCGTGGCAAAGCTGTTCCAGCTATTCCAGCCCATGGGCGGCTTCGGCGCACGCAGTGTCGGTGACTTCGGCTGCGTGGCCGCGACGGCGGGGACGGTAGCGGCCCCGATCAGAGCCGGGGCGGCAAACAGGGCGCGGCGGTTCAGCATGGACATGGCGGATTCCTCTTTTGCATTTGTCTGACTATTAGCGCGATGCGGTCAGAATGCCAGTGGGAAAATGCGACGGCTCAGGCGTTGCGCAGGATTTTTTCCATGGGCCTGCCCTTGGCCAGTTCGTCGACCAGCTTGTCCAGATAGCGGATTTCACGCATCAGCGGGTCTTTGATCTCTTCGATTCGCACGCCACAGATCACCCCCTTGATTAGGCTGCGCGACGCATGTAGGAGCGGGGCCTGTGCAAAAAAGGCCTCGAAGTGGGTTTCCGCTTCCAGATGTGCCACCAACTGGTGCTGATCGTAGCCGGTCAGCCAGCGGATGATCTCATCGACCTCGGCCTGCGTGCGGGCCTTTTTCTGCGCCTTCGTCACGTAATGTCCATAGACGCTGGCGACACTCATTGCATAGATACGATGCGGGGTCATGTGGGTTTCCGCTTCTAAGGCCTGCACCGATCCTGCACCGAGTAAAGCTTGATCGCAAACGCTGATTTTCCGCTTGACCCGGGGGCCGTCCTGTCGGAAGTCACCCCCATGAATATCCTGCTGATCGGTTCGGGCGGCCGTGAACACGCCCTTGCGTGGAAAATCCGGCAATCGCCGCGCGTGGCGCGTCTGGCCATTGCGCCGGGCAATCCCGGCATGGCGGCGCTGGGCGAGGTGCACGACCTCAAGGTCACCGATGTGGCCGGCCTGACGGCGCTGGCGGTTGAAATGCAGGCCGATCTGGTCGTGGTGGGTCCGGAGGCGGCGCTGGCCGAGGGCATTGCCGATGCCCTGAAAGGCGTCGGCATTCCCTGTTTTGGCCCGACGCAAAAGGCCGCGCAACTCGAATCGTCGAAGGCCTTCACCAAGGACTTCTGCCAGCGCCACACTATCCCCACCGCAGCCTATGAGACCTTCACTGACCTTGATGCCGCCAAGGCCTATCTGAAAACCCAGAGTGCGCCCTACATCATCAAGGCCGACGGTCTGGCGGCCGGCAAGGGCGTGGCCATTTCGCCCGACCTACCCGACGCCTATGCCGAGCTTGAGGCCATGTTCGGCGGGCGTTACGGTGCGGCGTCGCAAACCGTGGTCATCGAAGAGTTTATGGCGGGCGAAGAGGCCTCGGTCTTCGCCATTGCCGATGGCGAAACGGCGCTCCTGTTCGGCTATGCGCAGGACCATAAGCGCGCCTTTGACGGCGATGCCGGGCCCAATACGGGCGGCATGGGCACCTACAGCCCCGCGCCGGTAGTGACACAGGATATTCTGGACATCACCGAGCGTGAGATTCTGGCCCCCACTATGGCGGGCATGAAGGCCGAGGGGAACGCCTATACAGGCGTCCTCTATGCGGGTCTGATGATCGAAAATGACCGCCCGCGTCTGGTCGAATATAATGCCCGCTTCGGCGACCCTGAGTGTCAGGTGCTGATGCTGCGCCTTAAGAGCGATCTGGTGCCCTATCTGCTGGCCGCCGCCACGGGCCGACTGAAGGACATGCCAGCGCCGGAATGGTACGAAGATGCCGCCGTTTGCGTCGTCTATGCCGCCAATGGCTATCCGGACAGCCCCCTCGGCGGCTCGATCATTCGCGGGTCTGAGCAAGATTTTGGCCCGAACGTCAGCGTTTTCCATGCCGGGACCAAGCGGCTGGACGACGGGCGTCTGGCGGCCGCCGGTGGGCGCGTGCTCAATATCTGCGCGCGCGGGGCGACGATTCAGGAAGCGCGTGACGCTGCCTATGACGCGATTGCCAAAATCGACTGGCCGATGGGGTTCTATCGCTCCGACATCGGCTGGCGCGCACTCTGAACAGCGGTCTTTGGCCGATGCGTGCGTCGGCGATCAGGGCCTACAACTCCATACGCACGCGGATAAACAGCCACGGCTTTGAGCGGTTGCGTGTCAGCTCCAGCGCCCGCACCGTGCCCGTGGCGCGGTCGCCGTCATAGCGCACGCGGTCATAGTCGTGCACGCGGCCCGGCAGGTTGTTCAGTTCAAGGCGCCACAAGGTCTTCGGGTTCAGCTTATATTCGGCAAACAGGTTCAGCTTCGCGCTCCCGCGCGCATAAGAGATTTCCGAGGCGCGATAGACCTTTTCGTCATAGCCGTTCCAAACCGAAAAGCCCCATTGAGTGCGACGCACCGGCAGGTCCTGCGAAAACTCCAGCAGCCAGTCGGTTTCGGTCTGGCGCGATAGGCGGCGCTTTTCCTTCGTCACCGGATCGGTCACTTCCGAGAGGAAGACGCTGCCGTTGAATTTCAGCATGCCGCCGGGGATGCGCAGGCGGTCCATCGGCAGGGTGAAGGTGGCCCCGATCTCTTCGGCCGTTCCGTCGCCAATATTCCCTTTGGCGTCAAACACGCTGCCGTCGGCGGCGACAATAGGCACGCGGTCGATGACGTCCGACACGTCCTTATGGATGAATTTCAGCACCAGCGCGCCCTTGTCCCAGAAGCGGTAGCTGGCGTTCAGCTCCGTCTCCCATCGCTTGTCGGGCTCAAGGCTGACATTGCCGGCATTGACGGTGGAGTCCATCAGGTCGATCGAAGAGACGAAATCGTCGAAATCGAGCTGACCCAGCACGCGCTCAATGCGCAGTAGATATTGCCATGGCCCATTGGGCGACCACGTCACCTGCACCTTGGGCTTGGCATAGCCAAAGCGCTTTTCGTCCGGGCGTTCGCTGGTTTGCGACAGGGTGGACCATTCGTATTTCAGACCCGTTTCAACGCTGAGCGCCGGAGTGGCGCGCCAGGTGGCCAGAAATGAGGCTTCGGTGCGGTCTTCCTCGACCTTGACGCGAGAGGCGGGCAGATCGACCACCGTATCATTGACCGTCAGCCCGGTGTTGCTGTCGCGCGAATTATAGGCCTTTTCCAGCCCGACCTCATAGGTCAGCCGCTCGCTGCGCGTCCAGATCAGTTGCCCGGAGATGATGTTTTCTTTCTCCACCGAGTCGTCGAGGAAGCGCGTCTCCTCCGATGGATTAATATAGAGGTCATCGACCTCTTCGTGCGAATATTTCGATAAGCCGTTGAGTTTCAGTGTGAAAGATTTGCCCACAGGCCGGTTATACTGGAAGCCGGCTTCGTGCATATCCTCCTTGTAATCGAGGTTTTCGACGGCGGTCGTGTCGGTGATGTAGCGGTAATTGCCTATGTATGTGTTAGGTACCCACTTGCCATTGACGGTCAGCTTGCCGCCCCACAGGGGATGCGAGGCGATGCCGTTCAACTCAATCCCCTTGCCGCCGGC encodes the following:
- a CDS encoding glycoside hydrolase family 27 protein; its protein translation is MSMLNRRALFAAPALIGAATVPAVAATQPKSPTLRAPKPPMGWNSWNSFATTLTEAQALETAKIMADKLLPSGYDVFTVDIQWYEPNATGYEYRHGAELAMDGYGRLFPAPNRFPSAADGAGFKPLADKVHAMGLKFGVHLMRGIPRLAYEKDLPILGTKYTARDVANPNSVCTWNTDMYGVDMSKPGAQAYYNSVFRLFADWGVDFVKMDDMSRPYDINWPEIEGAQAAIAASGRPIVLSLSPGETDLKWAVHAQNHAQMWRISDDFWDSWDMLKAQFKRLADWSPYRRPGAWPDADMLPLGLLALGQRKTKFTPDEQQTLMTLWSIARSPLIMGGDLRALDEATLKLLNNKEVIALNQDSVNNLPVSNDGAQVVWTAETADGKARYLAIFNISDHPQVVNQPLKAINAPQKARVHNLWTGAVSTADEEISLELRGHASALYKLTPL
- a CDS encoding DUF2200 domain-containing protein; the protein is MTPHRIYAMSVASVYGHYVTKAQKKARTQAEVDEIIRWLTGYDQHQLVAHLEAETHFEAFFAQAPLLHASRSLIKGVICGVRIEEIKDPLMREIRYLDKLVDELAKGRPMEKILRNA
- the purD gene encoding phosphoribosylamine--glycine ligase produces the protein MNILLIGSGGREHALAWKIRQSPRVARLAIAPGNPGMAALGEVHDLKVTDVAGLTALAVEMQADLVVVGPEAALAEGIADALKGVGIPCFGPTQKAAQLESSKAFTKDFCQRHTIPTAAYETFTDLDAAKAYLKTQSAPYIIKADGLAAGKGVAISPDLPDAYAELEAMFGGRYGAASQTVVIEEFMAGEEASVFAIADGETALLFGYAQDHKRAFDGDAGPNTGGMGTYSPAPVVTQDILDITEREILAPTMAGMKAEGNAYTGVLYAGLMIENDRPRLVEYNARFGDPECQVLMLRLKSDLVPYLLAAATGRLKDMPAPEWYEDAAVCVVYAANGYPDSPLGGSIIRGSEQDFGPNVSVFHAGTKRLDDGRLAAAGGRVLNICARGATIQEARDAAYDAIAKIDWPMGFYRSDIGWRAL
- a CDS encoding TonB-dependent receptor plug domain-containing protein, which produces MPFPKALMCATALLCGLPVIAQAETADAPASRQVIPYGQAFFSAFQVQSALDMVNRVPGFTLKNVDQVRGFAAAAGNVLIDGQRPTSKSDNLTDTLNRIPAGTVERIDLIIGGAEGIDMQGQTQVVNIIRKASAKPTLTVIANARFLSNGWVKPTGRITYSRNAGDKTLELSATVFSNFDDEASNGDKAIYPTDGSAVRRTKILSEAGGKGIELNGIASHPLWGGKLTVNGKWVPNTYIGNYRYITDTTAVENLDYKEDMHEAGFQYNRPVGKSFTLKLNGLSKYSHEEVDDLYINPSEETRFLDDSVEKENIISGQLIWTRSERLTYEVGLEKAYNSRDSNTGLTVNDTVVDLPASRVKVEEDRTEASFLATWRATPALSVETGLKYEWSTLSQTSERPDEKRFGYAKPKVQVTWSPNGPWQYLLRIERVLGQLDFDDFVSSIDLMDSTVNAGNVSLEPDKRWETELNASYRFWDKGALVLKFIHKDVSDVIDRVPIVAADGSVFDAKGNIGDGTAEEIGATFTLPMDRLRIPGGMLKFNGSVFLSEVTDPVTKEKRRLSRQTETDWLLEFSQDLPVRRTQWGFSVWNGYDEKVYRASEISYARGSAKLNLFAEYKLNPKTLWRLELNNLPGRVHDYDRVRYDGDRATGTVRALELTRNRSKPWLFIRVRMEL